The genome window GGTTCTCTGAGCAGTGGAggaagtggattttttttttgcatttccaTGGTCAAATTTTCCAATCTGATCAATGGTAGCCCTAAAGATTTCTTTGGGAGTTATAGGGGACTACGTCAAGGTGATCCACTATCTccgtttttatttatattgtgaTGGAAGCTTTAAGTCGGCTATTAGATGGGGCTGTTCTGGTTGGTTATATCTCCAGATTCACTGTGGGTCCCAGATCTCATACCCTCGTAATGGTGACTCATCTCCTTTTTGCAAACAATACCCTAATTTTCTGTAATGCTTTACCTACTTAGATTGGCAAATTGAGGGAGATTTTAGCGTCATTGAGGCTGTGGTAGGGTTGCATATTAATCTAGCTAAATCCGAATTGGTTCTGGTTGGTGATGTGTTAAATGTGGGAGAGCTAGTGGCCATTTTAGGGTGTAGGCAGTCCTCACTGACAATGACTTATTTAGGACTTTCGTTGGGAGCTAAATTTAAGGATAGGGCAATTTGGAACCCTATTCTTGAAGAAATGGAGAGAAGATTAGCAAGCTAGAAGCGATTGTATTTATCAAAAGGTGGTAAGGTTACTCTACTTAAAAGCACTCTCTCAACTTTGCCTACTTATTACCTATCTCTCTTTCCTATTCCGATGGATGTTGCAAATTGCATTGAGAAACTCTAGCGGGATTTTTTATGGGTTGGTATTGATGAGTCCCACAAATTCAATCTGGTTAATTGGGCCTAGGTGTGTAGCCCCTTGAAGTCTGGTGGTTTGGGTGTGCGGAATTTGAGAAACCACATAGAGACAAACCACCTTTGGCGGTGGGTTATCGAGATCAAGTATGGGAATATTTGGTGTGGGTGGTGTACAAAAGAAGTAATAGCTGCTTATGGTGTTAGTCTGTGGAGAGCTATAAGACAAGGCTAGCCAGCTTTCTCTAAATCCATCATCTTCAAAGTTGGCAATGGTAGTAGAATTAAACTTTGGCATCACTTGTGGTGTGGGGGTTGTACTCTTCGGGAGGCATTTTCAGAACTTTATAGCTTTAGCTGTAACAAGGATTCCTATCTTGCGGATGTCATGTCTTTTCCTAATCAGCGACTACTTTGGGATCTTCGATTCTATAGAGAGCCCTAAGATTAGGAGATGgaacaatttgatttttttgaaatcttATACACTCTATGACCTTTATTGGTGAAGGGCAAGACAAACTTTGCTGGAAGTCGACAAAGAATAAGGGTTTTAAGGTTAGCGAGTTTTATTTATCCCTTTTCTCGACCCCTGACAACCTCTTCCTGTGGAAACCTGTGTGGCACTCAAACATCCCTCCTAGagttgctttcttttcttggatTGCCGCCTTAGGCAAGATTTTGATCTTTGATTGATTTTGGAATAAGGGTGTACCCATCatggattggtgttatatgtatAAAAGAAGTGGGGAGTTGGTaaaccatcttcttcttcattgtcccaTTGCTTTCGAGCTATGGTCTATGGTTTGGAGCCTTTTTGGTGTGATTTGGGTGATGCCTCAAAGTGTTGCAAATTTATGCTTCTTGGCAAGGTCCATTTGGTAGACAGCGCAATATAGACCTATGGTGAGTTTCCCACATTATGTGTTATGGTGTCTTTGTCGGGAGAGGAACAGTAGATGGTTTGAGAGGGCAAAACGGTCGattcataaaattaaatctCTGCTCCTCCACTCTTTATTTGCTTGGTGttctgttttcaattttttttcttgctctaatttttttgttatgcttgatcattgtaatttccGTTCTTGATGTAATCCTTTCCATGTACACTCCCAATGTACTTGGAGCTTTTGATTTATGAAAtatcattatttatatatatattaaaaaaaaaaggattgagGAGACATGGATTTGGAGGAGGGTGGTAGCTACAAGATTTGGGGAAGAATGAGGAGATGGACTTCTAAGTTgggtaggggtgtgcatggtTGTTGTTTATGAAGAGGTATTTGAATGGGTTGGGAGGCATTTAGCCAACATTATCTATTTGAGATTGGGGTGGGGAATAGATTGAGATTCTGGCAAGATTGTTGATTTGGGGATCAACCTCTTCAAGTGACTTTCCCCGCTTTGTATTAGATTTTCCTTAATAGAGGGGCTTTTATCAAGATTTCCTTGACAAGACAGGGAGTGGGGGGAGAGGAGTTGGGATGCTTGTTTCACTCAGGATTTGAATGATCGGGAATTGGATTTAGTGGTGGAATTCATCCATGTTTAGGAATCTAATATCCCTTCAACTAAAAGTGGGGATCGCATGAGATGGAAGTTGAAGAAGAATGGGAAATTTGATATCCATTCATTTTATAATGAGTTGCGAGGTTCCTCCTCCGTagtctttccttggaaaggtatttaGAGAGTTAAGGCCTCTCAGGGAGTTTCTTTTTTCGTTTGGACCGTATCTTAGGGTCAAATACCTACAAATGACAATCTAAGAAGTAggggtttttcttttgttgactGGTGTGCCATGTGTCGTTGTTGTGGAGAGACTCTGGATCATTTACTTCTCATTGTCTAAGGCTAATCAGTTATGGTGTTTTTCCTTAAGATCTTTTGGAGTTTCGTGGGTCTTACCAAGAATAGTATTGGATAttcttttttggttggtggaattgatTGGGGAAGTTCATTAGACATTTGGAATTCAGTTCTATTGTGCTTGATGAGGTGTATATGGAGGGAGCATAATAGGCAAACGTTTAAGGATGTGGATAGTTCGAGAGTCCAATTGCTTGCTTCTTTCAGTGGTTCTTTGTTTAATTGGTCTCGGGTttggggactcacatctagtgacTCCCTTTCTCTGTTCTTTAGTATTCTTCTCTCTTGtatttaattttctcttttgttcttttcttttttgttccttGTACTTTTTGTGGTTTGGGGTGAAGATAAGATGAGGTGGTGTTTGGGTTCAAAGGAGGATTTTGatataaaatctttttatgGTTTATTGAGGGGATCTAGCTCTATTACTTTTTccttggaagagtatttggGGTGTGAAGGCTCCACGTCatgtctttttttgtttggacaaCTACATGGGGGAAGGTTCTCACAACAAATCATTTAAGGAAAAGAGGTTTCACTATTATGGATTGTTGATTTGTTGTTGCCTTTGTAGAAGTGATGGGGAGAGTGTGGATCATCTGCTCCTACATTATAGTGAGGTATGTCAATTATGGATCTTTGCCCTTTAGATGTTTTGGTGGTTCTTGGGTTCTACCTAAGAGAGTTATTGACTTACTGACTAGTTGGAGGAATTGGTTGGTGAAGCATTCTTCAAAATGTTTGGAATTTGGTACCACATTGTGTGATGTGGATTATTTGGAGGGAGGGAAATAATCATATTTGAGTATTCGATGCTATTTGGGGATAAGCTCTTAACTTTGTTTGTGACCATTTTGTTTGATTAGTCTTGTGCGTGGGAATTTCCCACTTCTATGAAATTCATTCTGCTGTTTTTAGATTCACTTTCTTCTTGTACATaagttgttttgttttcctttgttGCTTGTACATGTTTCCTAAGCTTACTTCATCTCTTTGATGGAGTAGTTTCATTTTAATGCAAATTTTtcttacctattaaaaaaaaaagttctgcCACTTTTCatactataaattttgaatactTATCTTTTTTACCAAGTGAAAGGTTGAGGAGATACACCCCTTGGATCAACATTTTGAATACTTCTCTCTTTAGGAAGGCAATTGGCTGAACATCTTGAATACTTGAAAACTATATTAATGGTATAAATGCAAGATTTTAGTTCATCATACAGCTGACATGGTGTTTTGATGACAAAACTAAATACAGCAGGAGAATTAAAACCTCTTCCTCATATGGCATGAAGGGCCAGCATACACGTTTGTTCCGAACTACTTCCATCTCCAAACCCGCACtttttcatcaaaatcaatGTCATTGTACAATCAAAAGCAACAGAAATGGAAAAGCTGGCACATCACAGAGTAATAAAACataatataacattttgtgCGTAAGGACATTAATTCCAACTCTTTAGAGACTTGCTCGCTTGTGAGGCCAGAGCTACTGCCTTGGCCCTTGTACTTGCCATTATCAACTCCCTCTCAGCACGGCGCTGATGTTGCCTTGCATTCTTTGCTCGCTTTGGGGCTAACCGAGTGTCTCTTTCCACAAAGGCAAGTCTAAATTTTTCAGCAACAGACAATTCAGTGGGGCTTGAATGAGATGTAGAGACAGTCTTTGGGTTGAACCCACACACTGCCCATGTTTTTGGATCAATATCCTTGACAACATGATCGTCCAATGTGATACCTTGTAATGCTTCCCTGGGAACTGCAGCTCCTCTGAAACCAAAGGGTGATGACTTGGGATTTACTGTAATGCGGGGACATTCGGTGGACAAAATCTCCAAAGAATCTCTATCAATCTTTTcctgcaggaaaaaaaaaagtatatgaatAGTTTTGGAAGGGAAAAAAACTGGCAAACAGTGGACAAAGAAAAGAGTCATACAGGAGTAAGTCATACCCACACAAGCCAGCGTAATGACTCTGCACCATTTGAAATTTCCATGGTATCAAGTTCCTCCCATGAATCACCATTCACATCATTCAGCTTTGGTTTGAATATGCTCAAGCATCTCCGTGTAGTGTAGTCACTCCTTGGGGAACCTCTGCAATATTAACTTCAGTTCATAACCTGTTAGTAGGTTTGTACCCCTAGTCAAAATCCGATATCTTAGGCCAACTCAAGTCGGCCAGATGAAATAAATAGAAgatttcaaatcaaaagttttatGATTACAAAATTAATCACAGATCTTTATTTCATGAAGCTAATTCCATATTGTAGGAGGCATCAACCAAATCTTAAAAATGTGAGTTCTCTCGCATCCTTAAGGAACTTAAAACAAGTgcttttgttctatttttttgaagtttcaTGATGCACCAACGTAATAACAAAGCATTTTTCATCCAATATAGTCCACATATAAAATAGcttagagttttttttcttgaaaaaactATAGCAGATCTTGTTACCAGATTTAAGCATCAATGCACCTTAGAACAGGTACCAAGATCAACTAAAATTAGTACCTTCTACTCTCAGTTGttatgaaatgaaaagaaaaagaagtgcAATTAATTTAGTTGCATCCTAAAACAACACAAATAATCAAAGGCTCAGCAACGAAGCTCAGACTTTAGAATTAGCCAAACTGAAACTTCTAAAAGCTTAAAAAGTTACAGAACAAGAGTGTACCCGCATCTTAGTGTCTCTATTGAATGGCAATTCTGCACAAGTTCAGAAAAACCAGTGGTGGTAATTTTATCACACCGACTGCAAAAAAGCAAAACCAGGTCAATTTAACTAAAGCCTCCCAAACTGAATAGATATTTGATGGCATACTATGCACTGAGCCCATTATGAATCAAGAAGGTGAAATGAACACTAAACGTATAtgagaataaagaaaacaaaatctaacAATTCATTAATTTGATCAAGTGGAAGTCATGAAGGAGTACATAGATATTGGTGAGACCTACACTTTCTCAAAGCCCATCTCTACTGATTAGCCACTGTGATTAATAACTTATCACTGAGATTGTTAACAAAGAATATACAACTCATGATATTATTGACAACGATAGATTTTTGAGAATAAAGTCATCTACTTCATACATAAAATACGTTCCATTTGTAGTCTATTTGTCCACATCAGTTTGTCATATCTCTAATGGTCTAAtgtaaagtgaaaaaaatactaagttaaCAAGGATCAATTCTAAAGTACATAAATAAGGTCATTCCCTTTGCATATTTCAACCAATTTCAACCATTATTCATGCCATATATCTGATGGTCCATATAATGTGACAGATATGaatttatattgagaaaattcaaatttttgtacctTATATCCACAGCTCGGAGAGATTTGCATATTTCAACCACTTTTTCTAAGCCAAAATCAGAGACATCTGAACCAGAAATGTCAAGAATTTCCCAGGAAGTATCGGCCAAAGAGATGATAACATCATCATTTAGCAGCCTCCTCCTCCTGGCCATTGCTGCCATTGCCATCTGCTTTAATGATATCAGAAGAAATTATAAATGAGCAGTAGGATTTTAAGCATTAGACTTGGATgccgagttttttttttttttttggctagatgGATGTCAAACTTGTACATATGCAACATTGAAAACCTTGAGGATGCAACGAttgtcaaaaacaaaaacccagccTAGTTCAATATGTTTACTGAGTGAATTGGccaatgagctatagctcaactggcacttcctcctcccataataatgggatggaAAGTGAGGTCGagggttcaagacccattgggtGCGTGTGTAATGTACCAATAGAACAAGAGGTTCACCAAGCGAATTCATCAAGGTGACAAGACTTGATGTAGCACACACAAATTAGGAAATCTTTAAACTTATTTTGATAGTTACAACAGTTGGGGAGGGGAGATTTGAAGCCCAAATGTCTCCGTCGAAAATATCATGAGGTGCTAGTTGAGCTATAAGGATCTTAGCAAGAATCTTTAAACTTATCAATTATGACTTTCATTTAATGGAGTCAAGTGTGACTTACTCAGCCTCTTTCCTTTCAGAGCCAACAACTTCACAAATCTTGAAGTTAGTCTTGCTACAAATCTTACAATTTACAAACTTAAATCTTTAATGGTATATAGTTTAGGTCTTGGTTTTAACCTGAAGTGTAAAGTTTTCTATTGTAATAACATATACATGAGTCAGTTTCACATTACTATGTTCATTCTTCTCTCTCATTTCAAGTTTCCTTAATGTAATACAGCCCCAGGTATTAAGTCCTACAGAATAAGGTTGCCAGTGGCTGAAGAGCACATGGAACTCTGCCAACATTGTGAGTAATTTTATgttatataataagaaaacaagCACAAAGAAACAAGGCCTTTATATATGAGTGCATGACTTTTTCCCGCTAGAGTTTCTAGTCTTAGAAACCTAAAAAGTAACCCACTTCAATCTACAATCCTATAATTTATTTGCCTTTCGAATTCCCTTTCGCTAGAAATATGAAATCTTCACTTATGCACTTAAGGCACGTGCCCTACCAAGATAGGACTGGCTCATATGCTGTACAGGCAACGTTTTAAGGCATGCAAAAGCATataaacataataaatatttattccATCTGCCTAGAATTGTCCCCAATTATTGCCATCTTATCATCCTTCACATTCTTCTCTCCACAACATACTCTGGATTCTTGTGGGACTAAATATTCATGGTTTTGCATAGACAACAATCTTATATTACAACTAATATCATTTCAAGTCTAAAATTATTACACTGTTTAATCATATCTTTCACACACACTTAAAATATCTCCTAAGGTGTAGATAAATTCATAACAGTGAAGGGAAAGCACATATGATTGAGCAGTTTGAGAAACACGTCTTTGCTCAAAGATTGAAGGGAAATATCAAAAGCACAAACGAACATTTAATTTTCCTACACTCCCACCCCGAAAACACAAATTCTCTGCATGCACTACTAGTACAATAGAAAGCCAAAAGCCAAAGACAGTAAAAATTATCTGTACATGAATGTGGGACTCCCATGTAGACACTACATGTACTTGAAAGTGATGTTTGCATATACCCATTACATAAAACATCCCTCCACAGACTGAAGCCCTATTGCTTACACAAACCtatgcatacatacatacatacattcaTTCATACATATATAGAACATATATGCTAAACTCATTACAAACATATTAGAAATACAAAATTGAGAATAGTTTGTCAAA of Quercus lobata isolate SW786 chromosome 8, ValleyOak3.0 Primary Assembly, whole genome shotgun sequence contains these proteins:
- the LOC115954538 gene encoding uncharacterized protein LOC115954538, which produces MEKGKAINTVTNSLENLDLNSNSNPSRKITTNFQSSRLLEKKKTPTLVSLCLGVVGKHLEDVIEDLDEIAINFPADIKMAMAAMARRRRLLNDDVIISLADTSWEILDISGSDVSDFGLEKVVEICKSLRAVDISRCDKITTTGFSELVQNCHSIETLRCGGSPRSDYTTRRCLSIFKPKLNDVNGDSWEELDTMEISNGAESLRWLVWEKIDRDSLEILSTECPRITVNPKSSPFGFRGAAVPREALQGITLDDHVVKDIDPKTWAVCGFNPKTVSTSHSSPTELSVAEKFRLAFVERDTRLAPKRAKNARQHQRRAERELIMASTRAKAVALASQASKSLKSWN